GCCATCGCTTCATTAAGGGCTAAAGAGAAAGTGAGTAAAGTCGCGATAATTGATTTTGACTGCCATCACGGAAACGGAACTGAGGATATCTTTCTCGGTAAAAAAGATTTTCTCTATCTCTCTCTTCATCAGAGCCCGCTCTATCCCGGCACCGGGCTTCAGAGCAGGGACAACTGCATCAACATCCCTCTGCCTGCGGATACCACTCCTGAAGAATATCTATACGCTTTCAAGGAAGGGCTTGACGAGGTCAGCAGGTTTGATCCTGATATGCTTGCGGTCTCTGCCGGTTTTGACTCTTACAGGCTTGATCCCATAACCAATCTATCTCTTGAAAAAGAGACGTACAGAACCATAGGGGAGATGATCGCAGGTTTGGATAAGCCGACTTTCTCTATTCTTGAAGGCGGCTACAGCAAAGAGCTTGCTGACTGTGTCTATCAGTATTTGATTGGGCTTGAAGGGTAGAGAATAATACACAGGTTTCAGGAGGTGCGTTAATTGTCTGAAGGAATCGCATGGGGGAAAAGTATAAGCGTTGCTGTTGAGTCGGCGGAAAAGGAAGGGAAGCTGATATTCATTGATTTTTTCAGCCCCACGTGAGGCGCCTGCCAGAGAATGGAGACAGGTACGTTTCCAGACAAAGCGCTTCAGGATTATTTAGAGAAGAACTTTATTTCTGTAAAGTTTGAGACGGGAATTGATGCGGAGCAGTTTCTCCAGTTCGATGTGAAGGGAACGCCTGCATTTATAGTCCTTGATTCAAAAGGCGATGAGATATACAGGAAGATAGGCTTTTTTGAACCGGGGCAGCTCATGGAACAGCTTGAGAAGTCCCGTGAGAAATTCACTCACCATCATCATTGATACCGCGGAAAAGATTCCCCGCCCTTTTGGGGCGGGGAGGTTTGTCTTAAATTAGAACTTCACCTTTGGCACAGCTCCTTCGCCCTCAGGCAGCTCATAATACTCCGCATTTGTTACACCCGCAAGCCCTGCAAAGAACCTGCCGAAGAATGTCCTGATATATGTATTCAGCAGCTGCACGGCTTCGTTATATCTCATTCTCTCCACGGCTATCCTGTTTTCTGTTCCCTCAAGGCTGTCCTGCAGTTTCATGAAGTTCTCATTCGCCTTAAGCTGCGGATACTGCTCGTTCAGCATAAGAAGCCTTGAGAGTACACCCTCAAGCTGGTTTGATGCGTTGATCTTCTCCTTAACAGAGCCGGCGCTGAAATATTTTGTCCTTGCATCAGCGATATGTTCAAAGAGCTCTTTTTCATGAGTTGCGTATCCCTTGACAGTTTCAACAAGGTTCGGGATGAGGTCATACCTTCTCTTCAACTGGTTCTCTACCTGCGCCCAGCTACCCTTAACATTTTCATCCATCGCGA
The DNA window shown above is from Thermodesulfovibrionia bacterium and carries:
- a CDS encoding histone deacetylase, whose product is MKIFYSPKCLKYSSPGHPESPARVNSTHRFLADKGYSFAEPSPCSDDDILLAHSPELLARVRGGSFYDLDTPSLPNIFEYARLSAGSAIAAAMHCLSGEKAFSLMRPPGHHATKNDLGGFCYFNNIAIASLRAKEKVSKVAIIDFDCHHGNGTEDIFLGKKDFLYLSLHQSPLYPGTGLQSRDNCINIPLPADTTPEEYLYAFKEGLDEVSRFDPDMLAVSAGFDSYRLDPITNLSLEKETYRTIGEMIAGLDKPTFSILEGGYSKELADCVYQYLIGLEG
- a CDS encoding LemA family protein, whose product is MSKGLKITLIVVGVIVVIGIMMAKWIIGGYNNAIAMDENVKGSWAQVENQLKRRYDLIPNLVETVKGYATHEKELFEHIADARTKYFSAGSVKEKINASNQLEGVLSRLLMLNEQYPQLKANENFMKLQDSLEGTENRIAVERMRYNEAVQLLNTYIRTFFGRFFAGLAGVTNAEYYELPEGEGAVPKVKF